A window of the Pristiophorus japonicus isolate sPriJap1 chromosome 13, sPriJap1.hap1, whole genome shotgun sequence genome harbors these coding sequences:
- the LOC139278379 gene encoding interleukin-17C-like, with product MGTGLQLLFIVLLILELGHTRRMKHDGTHHCEYPENLDVPGKLWHKLLGRANMDHFPSVALVTELEQQKHHREKDCPDLGFHPSSNSDINHRSISPWEYRIDYDDNRYPQKLAFAHCLCEGCIDMDNGEEIRSFNSVPVEQTMLVLQRQPCPGRPGQYSFNLKYIKVPVGCTCVRPKTNW from the exons ATGGGAACAGGACTGCAG cttctcttcatcgtcctcctgatTCTGGAGCTTGGTCATACTCGAAGGATGAAGCACGATGGAACCCATCACTGCGAGTACCCGGAGAACCTGGACGTCCCGGGCAAATTGTGGCATAAGCTGCTGGGCAGGGCCAACATGGATCACTTCCCCTCTGTGGCCCTGGTTACAGAGCTGGAGCAGCAGAAACACCACCGAGAGAAAGACTGCCCTGATCTCGGGTTCCATCCCTCGAGCAACAGTGACATCAATCACCGTTCCATCTCACCCTGGGAATACAG GATTGATTACGATGACAATCGTTACCCTCAGAAGTTGGCCTTCGCTCATTGCCTCTGTGAGGGCTGCATCGATATGGACAATGGGGAGGAGATTCGGTCCTTTAACTCGGTGCCTGTGGAACAGACCATGTTGGTCCTGCAGCGTCAGCCCTGCCCTGGACGCCCCGGGCAGTATAGCTTCAATCTGAAGTACATCAAGGTGCCGGTGGGCTGTACCTGTGTCCGGCCCAAAACCAACTGGTAA
- the LOC139278380 gene encoding interleukin-17C-like, which produces MGTVLQLLFIVLLILELGHTRRMKHDGTHHCGYPENLDVPGKLWHRLLGRANMDHFPSVALVTELEQQKHHREKGCPDLGLHPSSNSDINHRSISPWEYRIDYDDNRYPQKLAFAHCLCEGCIDMDNGEEIRSFNSVPVEQTMLVLQRQPCPGRPGQYSFNLKYIKVPVGCTCVRPKTNW; this is translated from the exons ATGGGAACAGTACTGCAG cttctcttcatcgtcctcctgatTCTGGAGCTCGGTCATACTCGAAGGATGAAGCACGATGGAACCCATCACTGCGGGTACCCGGAGAACCTGGATGTCCCGGGCAAATTGTGGCATAGGCTGCTGGGCAGGGCCAACATGGATCACTTCCCCTCTGTGGCCCTGGTTACAGAGCTGGAGCAGCAGAAACACCATCGAGAGAAAGGCTGCCCTGATCTCGGGCTTCATCCCTCGAGCAACAGTGACATCAATCACCGTTCCATCTCACCCTGGGAATACAG GATTGATTACGATGACAATCGTTACCCTCAGAAGTTGGCCTTCGCTCATTGCCTCTGTGAGGGCTGCATCGATATGGACAATGGGGAGGAGATTCGGTCCTTTAACTCGGTGCCTGTGGAACAGACCATGTTGGTCCTGCAGCGTCAGCCCTGCCCTGGACGCCCCGGGCAGTATAGCTTCAATCTGAAGTACATCAAGGTGCCGGTGGGCTGTACCTGTGTCCGACCCAAAACCAACTGGTAA